The region GAACTGCAGGAATCACACTAGCCCCAATGCCCAAAATGACAGGGAAGTGATCCAATTTTAGGGCAAGCTCTGGAGCTCCCAGATCTAAGGGCTGGAGCACTAATTATCTGCTGACACACAGCCCACCCCCGGCCCCAGACCATTCCCTGCCTCACACTCAGAAAACAGGATAGAAAGCTTAAACAGGGTCAGTCTCTGCAAGCTTTGGGATCCTTAACCCTTAGTAGCCCTTCAGAACAAGAAAATAGACAGGGGagaaggatggatggagggagcgGGACGAGCTGTAGGAGGGGATTGGTGCCAGAAGGCAGGGATGAGGAGCGACAGCTGCAGAGAGTGGTGGGGGAAAAAACTacaaggaaaggagggaggaaagacgATTGCAGATCTAAGAAAGCAGCAGAGGGAAACAAGCTTTTATTGCATCCAGACTCAGGCTTCAACATTTTAGGATCAATATGACTTTCCCGCATTTCATAccaatggagaaactgaggctgagtgaGATTAAATGGCTTGTGCAGGGTCAGGTCTGTAGAGCCCAGTCTCTTTCCCCTAAACCACAAACCTCTGAGAAAGAATAAAGCAGTAGAGGAGTACAGGGCAGGGCAGAATCAGGGGACAGTTAAAGGATGTGCATAGGAGAAGGAGTAGCCACACTACCTGATTTTCAGAAAGCAAGGGCAAAGGCTGGGGAGGGCCGAGGGCACCAGGCTTCTCTCTGCTCCCAGCCCTAGTCAACCACAAGGGTCTCCTGGCTGTAGGGGATGGATTTCTCGTGCATCTGTTCTCCACCCTTGCCCATGTTGGGGCCGGGCCCCTGGCTGTGCCCCGAAGAGTAGCTGGCTGACTTCTCCCCACTGCTGCTGTGGGAGGTGCCTGCGCACCTGCTCTGGCCACAGCAGAGCATGGAGGTGCAGGCCTGGCGGAAGCGGGGGTCGAAAAAGGCATAGAGGAAGGGGTTGAGGCAGCTGTTGACGTAGCTGATGCAGGTGCAGTAGGGGAAGATGTTCATGAGGAAGAGGTCAAAGTCACAGGGCCAGTGCAGCAGGCTGCCCAGCATGTACAGCGTCTTCACCAGGTGGTAGGGCATCCAGCACAGGGCAAAGGTCACCACCAGCACCACGATGATGCTGAGTAGCCGGCGCCGCTTCCGCAGGCCCTCGATGCGTTCCTTGCGGAAGTGGCCAGCGATGGTTTGGGCGATGAAGAAGTAACAGGTCAGCATGATGGTGAAGGGCACCACAAAGCCCACGGTGGTGGACGAGACCCCAAGGCCCACCTCCCAGGCCCACTCTGAGCTCACAGTGGCCACCATGGAGTAGTCCATGTAGCACTGCACCTTAGTGGTGTTCTCCAAGTCCCCGGTGGTGCGTAACACCATGACAGGCATGGCCAGGAGGGCGGCCAGCACCCACAGAACTGCCGTGGCCACGGCCCCGCTGACCCGCAGCCTCAGCCGAGCATTGGCCACTGGCCTCACGATGGCCAGGTAGCGGTCGAAGCTGAGGCCGGTGAGGCAGAAGACGCTGGCGTACATGTTGACGAAGATGAGGTAGCTGCTGAGCTTGCAGAAGAAGGTCCCAAAGGGCCAGTCATAGTCCCGGTACGTGTAGGTAGCCCACAGGGGCAGCGTCACCACAAAGGTCAGGTCAGCCACCGCCAGGCTAGCAATGAAGATATCAGCTGAGCGCCTCTTCTCCCGGCTGCTCCGAAACACGGTCCAGAGCACCAGACCGTTGCCCGTGGTGCCCAGGAGGAAGACCAACATGTAGATGGCAGGGATGAGGGCCCCCGAGGATTTCCAGTCTGTGTACTCACACTCAGACTGGTTGTCTGCCCCATAGTAGTTGTCAAAATCACCACCTTCCTCCATGCTGGGGAGTGGAGAGAAGACGGGCAGGGGGTCCCAGGGACACCAGCTCCGTGGCTCTGTCACCCACTCTGCAAGCAGCCTGAATTTCTGGCTTGAGCCTCAGAGAGTAAGAAAGGCTGAAGATGCCCAGAGTCCTTCCCAGCACTCAGGAGGAGCTGCCTCTGGGTTCTCCAGACCCTGGAGGAAGCCTGTCTCCTGCAGAATTTCCTCCACCCTCTCCTGCCTTACCCCCGTCTCAGTTAAGACACTTCCTTGCACCCTCCTGCGTCCCTGTCTCCTCCTTGACTCGtcactccctcctcccacctccagacCAGCCCCTCTCTTGTGAGTCAAAATCTTTAGTGacagcccactttttttttctttttgtcactgAGCAAGTGGACCAAATTGACCCCTACTGTGCTGGGCTGAACATTATCTGTGGTTTTGCAAGTCGGCTCTCTTGGCCCCGCCTCTCCTTTCTGGCTGCCACCCACCTTCACCCCAGCCCCTATCCCTCCACTTTCCTCTGGCCACCACTTCCTGCCTGCCCTTTAGGGCACTCCCTCCTCAGTGCTCTCCGCCCTCCTGTTCTCACCCCCTCCCATCCAATCTAAATGGGACACATTATGCAGATTGCAATACAGCTTAAGCTGGAGCCAGGGCTGGTAGGGAGCAAGGAGGGTGTAAGATTTCGCAGGATGGGCAGGGCATCTGGCAGGTCCTCCTGGCAGGCAGGTCTGGCCCCCTCGGCTCCCTTcctgcacccccagcccccacccagacCAGGTGTCACAGGAGGGTCTTCTCCCACTTTGCCTCTCACTTCATCTTTCTCTACCCCTTGGCTTTGACCCTCCCTCTGAGAACTTTTGTGGTTTCTAGAGAAATACCCCTACACTAGTGTAGACTGCCGTTTGCAGTTTGCGGATGGCACAGGATGCTTTAGAAGGTTGAGGGCAGTCACAGGACGGAAGAAACCCAGGACAAAATTATCTCTAAATAAGTCATTAAATCTGTAGGAAACAAAGGCCCAACAAGGTCAATGTTTTGCCCAAGGTAATAAAGTGAATTATGCTACAGTTgattgtttgcttttcttcttctccaaACATAAACATAACACAGTACCTGGCATGTCGTAGGTGAAtggctgttttgtttgtttgtttgtttgtttgttgagacagagtttcactcttgttgcccaggctggtctcagctcactgcaacctctgcctcctgggttcaagcgattctcccgcctcagactccctagtagctaggattgcaggctaatttttttgtatttttagtagagatggggattgaccaggctagtctcaaactcctgacctcagatgatccacccacctcggcctcccaaagtgctggaattacaggcacgagccatcacgcccagccaggtGAATGGCTGTTGAGTGAGTAAGTGGATGGATGACGTAGGAGGTGAGTGAAAAGGGCAATCCATAGATGGAAGAATGAGTGTATGAATTACTACGTGGTGAGAACACGGATACATTTCAGTTCTCAGGTTTTTACTATCCTCCGTGGACCAAGAGGTTTCTGTAAGACCACAGGGCGTCAGGAAGTTGAGCTAGAGGAGGGGGGTCTCTAGAGAAAGATGCAGTCACTGGAGGATACTGTGGGGAAAGTTCTGTAGACGCTCACTTTGCCCCATCTCATCACCTCTCCAGGACctctaggaaggaaggaagatgaacgacgtaagatttttttaaaaaaatacgcACCCTTTCCACAACCTTGAAGAGTTGGGGAAGCCACGTGACGTTGGGTAATAGTGAGATGGAACAAAAGCAGGAGCTGAGCCTTAGCCACTTCCAAGGCAAAAGACTTACAAAAGCTGGaattggccaggcaaggtggctcatgcctataatcccagcactttgggaggccaaggcaggaagactgcttgagcccaggagttcaagactagcctgaacaacacagccaagaccctgtctcacgaTATATATTTGTCTTAAGTTACTACAAAAGCTGGAATCCATTTTCTGGAGGGAGAGTGGATCAGAAAATCATATGCAGAGATCAAGGAACTCAAACTCAAatacctgcaaaaaaaaaaacaggccaagaGTGTAGTTTGAGACAACAGAGAATGGTAAAGACTGTGGCAAACTGGAGGGTGCCCATTCCATCATAGGGAGGCCTCTTCAGCTCTAGTCTCTGGTTGCCATGCAGAAAGCTGGACTCCAGCATGACTGTGTCTTAGGATGTTTCcaagataatttcaaattatgGATTTTTGTAAGAAAttttcatatttgtaaattttggaaatcaattttcatttcaaaaaaaagcacAGACCATGATAAGTAAAACATGTCTTTGGCCCCGGAGTTTGTGTTCTTTAAACAGGAGCTTGCCAAGAATAGAAGGCAGGAGAAGAACCAAGAGGATGGGCCAGGAGGAGgaaacaaaaaatgcaaagataGAAAAAGCCttagagtgcagtggggagatACAGGAGAGAAGGCTGCAGAGAGAGATTAGAAAGATCCCATGACCTTCACCTAAACGCAATGTGGAGTAATGAATATGTTGGTGTTTCTCATGAGGACTACATGTTGcccacttactgtgtgccaggcagtcttctaaacattttatacattctacatatatttattagtGTCTCTTTTAATCATCAAAATGACATTAGGAGGCAGGTGCTCTCATTAGcctcaatttacagatgaggaaactgaggcacacagaggtgAAGCAGTTTAGGCAAGATCAACCAGCAGTAATTGtcggagccagaatttgaaccaaaGCTGTCTCGAGCCCATGGACTAAACCACTATGCTCCCAAAGAAAAACGCCCAATCCTTTTTAAACTGAGGGGTGTGTCATCTGTTAAGCATTAGAGAAATGTAGGGCGATGCTAGGATACCTGTAATTTACCTTAAAATAAGCTCTACCGGGTGAGATTTTAAATAGATTGACTATTTAGAGACACACCTCACATTGATTAGACAGGGTATAAGAATCCTGCCAGGCAATAATCTGTACACTTAGGGTTAGCACCATAGACTTGATCCAGAAACCACCCTCGCTCTAGCCATTGCCAAAGAGAATTCCCGGTTGCCTGGTGCCAGCTAGAAAGCTAACAGGACTCTCTGCCCCTGGAATCTTGGCATTCTGTACAGTGGGGGCTGGGACACCCAATAGGATCCAGAGCTGGGGCTCCATCCATCTCACAGTACACAGGGTAGGAATTGCTTGGGGCCTCTTGCTCCTGCATTTTTGGCTAATAGAAGTTCTGCGCAGATGGCAGAATGGTTTTCATTATATCCTGACATTAATTCATCATATCATGATTCATTCATCATATCCTGATATAATAGTTTCATTATATCCTGACATTATATCCTGGGTGGAAATAGCTAACCTTTGGCTACCTCAGATTTCTTCAGTGGTAAGCTATCTTTACCTATCAAAGGGGACCTTGGAGTTGTGCAGGGACCAGCGTGGCTCAGGTCAGGTCATAATAGATGGCCCTTTTACAAGTAAACATTACTGCTTGGGACATTCCAGGATAAAGACCAAGTTTGAGACACCTAGTGATCCCAGTTCTCCCATGATTCTCCCAGAAAGATGCAGATATCTGTGCCCTTTGCAGCTAGAAATACAGAGAGAAGGGAGCTAGCAAGCTTGGAGCGTCCCTGAAATCAGGTCCCCGTCTCCCTCCCCTCAGCTGTTCCCACTGGAATGCTGAGCCAGACAGGAGCCTGGAGACCCCTGTGGGAAAGGATATGGATCCATCGCTTTCATCTGCCGACCTCCAGGATCTCTGCCCTAGAAGGAGTAAAGAGCAGTTAATCTCACTAGAGTTACCAGACTCATTGAGAGGGGAGGGAATTGGGGGCCAGGGATGGGAAGAGGCCACCGTTTGGGACCAGAGAGGGTAGAGTGCTGATAAGATCCGGCCTCCAACCAGGAGCCAGCTGTAGCCAGATGGCCTGAGTGCCCCCTGCAATGACAGCCTGAACTGAGCAGAATTAGCCAGCTCACTCCTTATCCTGCCTGATCTGATCTGTCCCTGTTCCGCACTGCACCATTCCACACAGAAGAAAGACTGGAAAATAGGACCAGTAGCTGAAGATGAACCTTGTGTGTCCCGGGGATCAGAAGTATATGGGTCCTGGGCCTCACAGACTAGACAAGGCCTGGGACAGAtatcttcttttcatttctgcCCCCCACCCTACTTGGCACCTGGTAAAAGTCTGTTGAATTAAAGCAATAGAAACACACTCAGGAGAAGGGTGTAAGACTTGGGTCTTCACCCCAGAGCTGCTCTACTGCATTAACAAGGCAACTTTTGCTAAAGTGATCCAGGAAAATCTACTCTGAGCTATCTGGCAAACCAATAGCTAAGGCAAGCCTGTTGGCCAGGGTGCCCAGAGCTGGCCTGCCCTGGAGAGGCCTGAACAGGTTTCCTGGGGaacttccctctctctcctgggtGATTTCTTCAGGGCATTGTGATGAGACCGAGATGAATGACACCTGGCAGAAAAGCACTCCAGACCTGCTAGTGCCCTTTGAGGAGAGCCCAGACTTCTGGGAGACCTCTGGAGTCAGTGGTTCAATATCCCTCACCCACCCCACCACCAGGtttgtgcctggcctaaaaagcAGAGCCTGACTTGGCCTGTGCCCATGGACATGCTGACTCTGTGTGCTTTGTGAATGCAAGTTTTCTGTGTGCCACGAGGCCACTTGGATGTGAAGTCTGTAGGTGCTTGTGAGCAGGCTGAACTTGTGTGTGCATGGGGATATGAGTGTGCACTGGTTGCATGCATTCATGGATGTAGAAGAGTGTGCTTGCTTGTGCATAGTGAGGTAGGATGTGCATTGGGTGCATGCATTCATGCATGTAGAACAGTGTGCTTGCTTGTGCATAGTGGGCTATGATGTGCATTGGGTTCATGCATTAACGTGTATAGAAGagtatgcatgtttgtgtgttgTAGGCATGAGCATGCATTGAATGCACACATTCACCCAAGGAATGTACATCGGGTGCGTAGAAGAGTGTGCTTGCTTGTGTGTAGTGGGATCAGAGATCTGAATAAACACGCTGCTTGCAGTACAGGGAGGGGTGCATAATTGGATCTCTCTAAGAGTTTGGGATGAAGGGGGAAAGCTGAATCCTTCTGCTGGGACCTCACCCAGACCCTACCCAAAGCTGTGGGCTGGGGACATCAAAGTGGAAGTACTGCCTTTCTGTGCCCTTCCTGACTTCTCACCTCCTCCCTCCTAGCTCTCCACTCCAGCCCCCTCACTTCACAGGTCTGCTTTGAACTCCACAGCTTGGGAACTCATCCAGGGCAACAGggcctttttctctccttcccgaGAGGCAGCCACAGCTGTGTCCCTAACAGCTGGTGGTGTTATctgagggaaaggggaagggagggcaggGACACAGGAGGGATATAACTTGACTGCCCAGCCCACACTGAGGAATTTCACCTCTCCTTTCTCTAGCGACACaacacccccaacccctgccttAGGCGcacgtgcgcgcgcacacacacacacacacacacacacacacgccctaCTTTAGCAGCTTATCTGACCAAAAACAAATGGTCAGCCGCTTTCTGATAATTAAAACAGAAACCCCCTCAGCAACTctctccacccccaaccccaccattTGGTGCTATTTCAAACTCTAAGGCCATACTGCAAACTCCCAAAACTCCCTGGTCTCTGGGAACAGCAAGAAAACTCACTCACTGGCCCGGTTCTAGCTTTCTGTGATTCTGGGAATTACGGCTATGGCTTCCAAATGTGGTTGGAGAAGTGGGTTTCTTGCCAAAAAGATCAAAAGTGGGAGACAAACTGACCCTCTTGTTCTAATCCCATCCTAATTCATTCGCTCAGAAAATATTGAGCAactactggccgggcacggtggctcacgcctgtaatccc is a window of Gorilla gorilla gorilla isolate KB3781 chromosome 9, NHGRI_mGorGor1-v2.1_pri, whole genome shotgun sequence DNA encoding:
- the APLNR gene encoding apelin receptor encodes the protein MEEGGDFDNYYGADNQSECEYTDWKSSGALIPAIYMLVFLLGTTGNGLVLWTVFRSSREKRRSADIFIASLAVADLTFVVTLPLWATYTYRDYDWPFGTFFCKLSSYLIFVNMYASVFCLTGLSFDRYLAIVRPVANARLRLRVSGAVATAVLWVLAALLAMPVMVLRTTGDLENTTKVQCYMDYSMVATVSSEWAWEVGLGVSSTTVGFVVPFTIMLTCYFFIAQTIAGHFRKERIEGLRKRRRLLSIIVVLVVTFALCWMPYHLVKTLYMLGSLLHWPCDFDLFLMNIFPYCTCISYVNSCLNPFLYAFFDPRFRQACTSMLCCGQSRCAGTSHSSSGEKSASYSSGHSQGPGPNMGKGGEQMHEKSIPYSQETLVVD